In Methanofollis aquaemaris, the genomic window CCGTTCTCGTCGGTCAGGAGAAGCATTGCGGCGGAGACCGGCCTCTCCGGGAAGGTCACCCCGCCCGCGACGGCATAACCCCCGCCGTCCCTGAGGGCGAGGTCGGGTGCGGTCATGAGGGCTTTAATGTCGCTGAAGACCGGCCACACTTCCTGAGCAGGGAAGGTCCGGGTCCAGGTGAGGTTCCCGTCAGGCCCGGTCGCCAGCACGAAGACCTCCTCTGAAGCGGACGAGAGCCCGGCGATCGCATACCCTTCGTCTCCTTCTATGGCCAGGGCGGTGGCCCTGCTCTCGTTGAGGTCTTCATAGGTCTGCACCCATTCGACGTGGCCGCTCTCGTTCGTCCTGATCAGGGCGGCCGTCTCCTCCCCGTCGGGTGCGAGGGCCGAACCTGCGAGCATATATCCACCGTCCTCTGTCACGAGGAGGTCGCGGGCAGGGCCGTATTCTGCGACATCGATCCCTTCAGGTCCGGTCCAGAGGACTTCACCCTCCGGGTCGGTCCCGACCAGCGCCATGCGGCCGTCCTGCTCGCCGGCCAGCACGTACCCGCCGTCTGAGGTCTGCCTGACGGCATGGGCGGCGTCATTGCCGGAAAGCGTATAATATCTGCTCCAGAGGACGCTGCCGTTGGCATCGGCCCGCAGGAGAAGCATCCTGTCGGACGATTCGTTTCTTGCCGTCCCGGCGACGGCATATCCCCCTTCTTCGACCTCGATGATGTCGGCGCCCGACTCGTCGGACCTGTCGTCAAAGGCCGTCCACTGTAGGGGGCCAGGGGCCTGCGCCGCCACGGTCCCGACGCCCCAGACGGCGGCGAGGCAGACGAACAGCGCGATCGCACGCCATAGTCGACATTCTCCTGTCATCTCTGATCTCTCCCTCCTCATTGCGGCGGGAGAGGACTGACTTCGGCAATAAAGGTTGTCCTGATCTCCGTGGTTATCCCTTTCGATCACATCACGGGAGAAGAACAAAATGAACCGAGAACGAAACCGAATGAAAATTTATCCATGAAAATCTCCCAGAAGTATCCCGGGCTTGAACAATCAACCCGGACTGAGACCTTCTCACCGCCATCTCTCCGCCTTCCCGGCCCTATCTTACCAGAGGCCGATCTGAACCTGCCATCTCGCACCGGGGGAGAGCCCCCGGACCCCCCACGGCGAGGATAGCCGAGGGGCGGCGATTGAGTGGTGCCTTCCCCGCCGCCCTGACATGAGGAAAGGGATCACGGATCCTTCTACACTCCGAAGCGCTGCTCAGAACAATGTTCATGCGGCATGCCTGAGGCGTGCTTTCGACTCATGCCTGATTCAACAAAGCCAAAAAAAAGATTGATTCAGCGCCTCATGGTGACGATGTATCCGCCTATGATAACCCCTGCGACGACAATGACCAGGATGGCCCATGTCATCGGGATGCCTCCGGTCTCTGTCGAGGGGGTGGGTGCTGTGGTGGAGGCGGCGGTGGTCGCGGTCGAGTCGGTCGAAGTGGTTGATCCGGTGGGGGGGATCGTCGTGGTCGAGGTGGTCGGTGTCGCCGGGGTGTCGCCGGCGTTGCTCTGAGACGAGTGCGAGTGTGAGGATGATGACGAGTGCGAGGAGGACGGAGGCGAGGTGGGTTTTGTGGTGGTGGCGGGCTTTGTTGCGGCGAGGGCGAACGCGGAGAAACCTTCCGGTGAGTAGGCCTCGAAGACCATCATGCCGTCGTCGTCGAGGCCGAGATAGGTGGTCTCAAGCACGCTGGTGACACCGTCGTCGCCCTGCCGGAAGATCTTGATCGCATCGGTACCGCCGTTCGCCTCGACCCATGCGGGGGAGACGGTCATGCGGATATAGGCGTCGGTGATGGTGTCGTTTTCACCCAGGTTGGTCTTGGTGAAGTAGATCGCATAGGCCGTCGAGGTGAGGTTGAGTCCTTTGTCGGCGGCGGCGAGGGTGAATGAGGTCGATGTCCCGTTGCTCGGTCGGTCATAGATCGAGGTCGTGATCGTGAGGTTGGGGTTGTAGGTGTTCATCGAGGCGTTGAAGGTGACCGAGACATTGCCGACGCCGTCGAGGGGTGCGGCGGCGGGTCGGTTGCTTTCGAGGAGGACACCGGTGACGTTGCCGGTCGAGACAGTGCCGTTCGTGTGGAGGCCGTCGGTCCTGATGGTGAGGTTGAGGCCGCCGGTCGAGAGGAGGATGTCGTCCCCGTTGACGGTACCGTTGCCGGCGGTTTCGTTGAAGGAGATCTGCTGTTGCCCCCCGGTGGACGTGACATTCGTGCCGTCATCGTCGAAGGTGTAGTCGGTCTCGTCTTCAGGAGGTTCGGGGGGGATGTCGCGGACGCTGATGAGGCGGGGTCTGACCTGGATGTCGGTGCCGACGGCGTTGGTTGCGGTCAGGGTGACGGTGTACCTCCCGATGGCGGTGTAGGTGTGGGCCGGGTGCTGCTCGATGGAGACATTACCGTCGCCGAAGGACCAGGTCCAGGCCGTGGCGTTGGTCGAGAGATCGGTGAACTGCACGAGGAGCGGGACCGCACCGTCGGTTGGTGCGGCGCTGAACGCGGCCGTCGGCGGGGTCTGAGGTGTTACGAGGTCGAAGTGGACGGACGCGGTCTGGTCACGGACGACCGTCACTTCCGAGGAGGCGGAGAGGTAGCCAACTTTTGTCACGGTAACGATGTGGGTGCCGACCGCGACATTTGTGAGGGTGCCGTTCGTCGCTGTGCCGGTGTCCGCGCCGTCGAGTAAGATGGCCGCACCGGGTGGAACGGAAGTCACCGCGATGTTTCCGGTCTCTCTTTCAAGGTCGAAGTGGACCGAGGCGGTCTGGTCGCGCACCACCGTCACCTGCGACGAGGCGCCGAGGTAACCGGCCTTTGTCACGGTAACGGTGTGGGTGCCGACCGGGATGTTTGCAAGAGTGTTGTTTGTCACCGTGCCGGTGGTCGAACCGTCAAGGGAGATCGCCGCGCCGGGCGGGACCGAGGTGACCGCGATGCTTCCGGTCTCGGGTGTTGTCAGGACGTGCAGGTCGAGATGGGTCACGGCCCGCGGTATGAAGGTGGCCGTCTCCTCCGCCATCACGCCGTCCACCAGGAAGGTGACGGTCTGGCCCTCCTGTCCGGCGGTGCCGCTCACGATGAGGTGTTCCCCATCGAGTGGCGTTGATCCGCCATACTTGCCTGCGACGGTCGTTTTCAGGGAACCACTCTCGGTCCCGTCGATCATGGCGACGACCATGGTTCCGGCCGGTGCCGGGGAACCGTCGATCGTCACGCTCCCTTTGAACTCATGGGGAAAAACGGGGACGCTGCCCCCTGCAGCCATCGCCCCTGCGACGAGGCCGAGGAGGAGGAGCACCGCGATGCTCTGCCAGGTCTTCATCTTCATTCCTCCTTCATGCCCCGATGGCGCAGAGCAGGTCCGCCTCGCTCATGTACAGCCAGTAGCCGTCCATGGGCTCCATCGCACGCATCTCACTGTGCCGCCCTTCGGCGCCGCGGATGATCGAGGTCTCGTATTCCTGTGCGTCGGCGTCGAAGCCGATGACGGTGGCCCAGCAGTTCTTGACCGACCTGAGAGTGTTGGCCGCGGGTTCGGGGACGGTGTCGGTGAACCCGATCGCGTTCCATCCTGCATCGAGTGCCTTCTCCGGCGGGGTCGCAACGCCGCCGGTGTCGAAGACGAGCGGGATCTCGTAGGTGGAGTTGGCATAGATCCAGACGCCGTCGAGCGGCCTGAACGCCTCTTCAGAACTCATCGCTTCCCACCGTGCGGTCCCGTTGTACAGGAGCACCGAGTGGTCGGCGGTGTCCACCTCGTCGAAGATGGCGATGGTGTTGTGGCCGGGGGCGAGGGTCTTGGGGGTCGAGACAAAGTTCCAGCCCGGCACAAGGGTGATCGTAGCCTGCGCAAGGTCGAAGTGGACCGCGACGCTCTCGCCTTCGAAGACCGTCACCGTCTCTTCGGCATCGAGATACCCATCAAGGCTCACGGTGACGAGGTGTTCGCCGGGGGAAACCCGCAGAAGCGTGGTGTTCGTCTGTTCGCCGGTGTCCGCACCATCCAGGAAGATCCTGGCACCGTCCGGGGAGGAGGTGACCGTGATGCTCCCCAGCGGTTCGGCGAGGGTGAATTCGACCGAGACGGTTTCGTTATCGACGACCGTCACGGTCTTCGAGGCATCCATGTACCCGGACTTCGTCACGGTGATGGTGTGTTCGCCGACGGCGACGTCCTCAAGGATCGCGTTCGTCTTTGTACCGGTCTCCACACCGTCCAGGAAGATCTCCGCATCCTCGGGCGTCGAGGTGACAGAAATGCACCCGATCGCCTTCTCAAGGTCGAGATGGAGGTCGGT contains:
- a CDS encoding PEGA domain-containing protein, with the protein product MKTWQSIAVLLLLGLVAGAMAAGGSVPVFPHEFKGSVTIDGSPAPAGTMVVAMIDGTESGSLKTTVAGKYGGSTPLDGEHLIVSGTAGQEGQTVTFLVDGVMAEETATFIPRAVTHLDLHVLTTPETGSIAVTSVPPGAAISLDGSTTGTVTNNTLANIPVGTHTVTVTKAGYLGASSQVTVVRDQTASVHFDLERETGNIAVTSVPPGAAILLDGADTGTATNGTLTNVAVGTHIVTVTKVGYLSASSEVTVVRDQTASVHFDLVTPQTPPTAAFSAAPTDGAVPLLVQFTDLSTNATAWTWSFGDGNVSIEQHPAHTYTAIGRYTVTLTATNAVGTDIQVRPRLISVRDIPPEPPEDETDYTFDDDGTNVTSTGGQQQISFNETAGNGTVNGDDILLSTGGLNLTIRTDGLHTNGTVSTGNVTGVLLESNRPAAAPLDGVGNVSVTFNASMNTYNPNLTITTSIYDRPSNGTSTSFTLAAADKGLNLTSTAYAIYFTKTNLGENDTITDAYIRMTVSPAWVEANGGTDAIKIFRQGDDGVTSVLETTYLGLDDDGMMVFEAYSPEGFSAFALAATKPATTTKPTSPPSSSHSSSSSHSHSSQSNAGDTPATPTTSTTTIPPTGSTTSTDSTATTAASTTAPTPSTETGGIPMTWAILVIVVAGVIIGGYIVTMRR